One window of the Periophthalmus magnuspinnatus isolate fPerMag1 chromosome 6, fPerMag1.2.pri, whole genome shotgun sequence genome contains the following:
- the LOC117372824 gene encoding B-cell receptor-associated protein 29-like, with protein sequence MTLQWTAVAFFLYAEIVANVILCIPFISAKRWRRFFSWGIWNWLSPYWNKCFFTMAMVLLVLFLDAAREVQKYSRPEPLMDARVPNAYDHVHMKLFRAQRNLYISGFSIFLWLIMSRVVTLLNQVAVSAENGAALQAQMDNMTNVVKQHEEDNERLRQTMLDEEKTVVVRNQLLMLKIQKLESQLKTSESAVHRSQAEVDAMRRQAKGLAQEYDRLLCEHHQLQNQPGVSDKKDQ encoded by the exons ATGACCCTGCAGTGGACCGCAGTGGCATTTTTTCTCTATGCAGAGATCGTAGCGAATGTGATATTATGTATACCATTCATATCAGCTAAAAG GTGGAGGCGGTTTTTCAGCTGGGGTATCTGGAACTGGCTCAGCCCTTATTGGAACAAATGCTTCTTTACTATGGCCATGGTCCTTCTTGTTCTGTTTCTAG ATGCAGCCCGTGAGGTGCAGAAATATTCCAGACCGGAACCCCTGATGGACGCCAGGGTCCCCAATGCGTATGACCATGTGCATATGAAGCTGTTCCGAGCCCAAAGAAACCTCTACATCTCTGGCTTCTCTATCTTCCTCTGGCT AATAATGTCTCGAGTTGTGACCTTGTTAAACCAAGTTGCTGTGAGTGCAGAGAACGGTGCTGCTCTCCAAGCACAAATGGACAATATGACAAATGTAGTGAAACAGCATGAAGAGGACAATGAGAGGCTTAGACAG ACGATGCTTGATGAGGAAAAGACAGTGGTAGTCAGAAATCAGCTGCTTATGTTGAAAATTCAGAAGCTTGAAAGTCAGCTAAAGACTTCTGAGTCAG CTGTGCACAGGTCTCAGGCAGAGGTCGATGCCATGAGGAGGCAGGCCAAAGGTCTGGCTCAAGAGTACGACAGACTTCTGTGTGAGCATCATCAGCTACAg AATCAACCAGGTGTTTCAGACAAAAAGGATCAGTAG